One region of Primulina tabacum isolate GXHZ01 chromosome 1, ASM2559414v2, whole genome shotgun sequence genomic DNA includes:
- the LOC142509402 gene encoding uncharacterized protein LOC142509402 produces the protein MRRSLEFKLEPFDPEIERTARRRLQQQRAKERMEGDQQREEPRRIPMLDYAQPSLDGARPSIFNGVSDDAVRLRLFPFSLRDKAKSWLNCLPVGSITTWEDMAKAFLIKYFPPSKTMKLRADITTFAQYEQESLYEAWERYKDFLRRCTHHELPLGQRRGTGVNQVNDLSAVSAQLEALNRKIDGMSMNGSAMCLQEIFCDKCGGEHDMQDCQDGNPFYVPEGAPVKQVGFQNRPRNDPYSNTYNPGWRNHPNFSWGGQNNQHRQQRGPPYVMHQGFKPEPSREEKSNLEQMMTKFISATETRFQNQDASIKGLENQIGQLAKLIANREQGTLPSNTETNPREHVKAVELRSGKTLGSNEEKTKHGEDEVKNRGDFVVLDMEKDLEMPSILGRPFLATDDMESKLLGVLKEHKGAFAWKVSDIKGIKNLNLVLVRCEESNLVLNWEKCHFMVQEGIVLGHKVSENGIEVDKAKVEVIKNLPPPSSIKGVRSFLGHAGFYRRFIKDFSKIAKPLSSLLMKDAEFNFDSTCLHAFEILKESLVTAPVLTVPDWELPFEVMCDASDTAVGAVLGQRKNKKDAKPRLIWWILLLQEFDLEIRDKKGVENVVADHLSRLEHVRIKGSDDDIDDWFPDEQFLEDARLYVLNCDRCQRTCNISNRHEMPLNNIIECEIFDVWGIDFMGPFPASSAKKFILVAVEYVSKWVEAEACATNDAQVVLKFLKKHIFNRFGAPRAIISDGGTHFCNKIFDKLLGKYGVTHKVSTSYHPQTSGQVEVSNREIKRILEKTVNVNRKDWSIRLDDALWAYRTAFKTPIGEKRLLQLNQLDEFRGRAYDLALSYKERTKRAHDKHIIRREFKVGEAVLVYNSRLRLFPGKLKSRWSGPFTTAKVFPSGAVVLHDGKYGTFTVNAQRLKHYIGGTIEPQIGVTRLHDSH, from the exons atgcgaagatcactCGAGTTTAAGCTTGAGCCTTTTGACCCCGAGATCGAACGCACAGCTAGACGTCGACTACAGCAGCAAAGAGCGAAGGAAAGAATGGAAGGCGATCAACAAAGAGAGGAGCCAAGGCGTATACCGATGTTGGATTATGCACAGCCGTctcttgatggagcacgtccaagcatc tttaatggCGTGTCTGATGACGCTGTTCGTTTGCGTTTATTTCCATTTTCACTGAGAGATAAAGCTAAGTCATGGTTAAACTGTTTGCCTGTAGGGTCTATTACTACATGGGAAGATATGGCAAAGGCGTTCCTGATCAAGTACTTTCCTCCGTCGAAGACTATGAAGCTCAGAGCCGACATTACTACTTTTGCTCAATATGAGCAAGAGTCACTTTACGAGGCATGGGAGCGCTACAAGGACTTTTTGAGGAGATGTACACACCATGAgctgcctcttgg GCAGAGACGAGGTACTGGAGTTAATCAAGTTAATGATTTGTCGGCGGTTTCAGCACAGTTAGAGGCTTTGAATAGAAAGATTGATGGGATGAGCATGAATGGGTCGGCTATGTGTCTGCAAGAAATTTTCTGTGATAAGTGTGGGGGTGAGCATGATATGCAGGATTGCCAAGATGGCAATCCATTCTATGTGCCTGAGGGAGCACCGGTAAAACAAGTGGGATTCCAGAACCGTCCTAGAAATGACCCTTACTCGAACACATATAATCCGGGATGGAGGAATCACCCAAACTTTTCATGGGGAGGTCAAAACAACCAACATCGCCAACAAAGAGGTCCACCATATGTGATGCACCAAGGATTCAAGCCAGAACCGTCTCGGGAGGAGAAGTCCAATTTAGAGCAAATGATGactaaatttatttctgcaacAGAGACGAGATTTCAGAACCAAGATGCATCCATAAAGGGGTTAGAGAATCAAATTGGACAATTGGCTAAGCTGATTGCTAATAGGGAGCAAGGAACTTTACCAAGCAACACGGAAACTAACCCAAGAGAACATGTGAAGGCGGTGGAATTGCGTAGTGGAAAAACACTCGGGTCTAATGAGGAAAAGACCAAGCACGGTGAGGATGAGGTGAAAAATCGAggag actttgtggtacttgacatggagaaAGATTTAGAGATGCCTTCCATCCTAGGGAGACCGTTTCTGGCTACAG atgATATGGAGAGTAAGCTCTTGGGAGTCCTCAAGGAGCATAAAGGAGCGTTCGCTTGGAAGGTTTCGGACATAAAAGGGATAA agaatttgaacttGGTGTTAGTTAGATGTGAGGAGAGCAATTTGGTGttgaattgggagaagtgtcattttatggttcaAGAGGGGATTGTGTTAGGACACAAGGTATCGGAGAATGGAATTGAGGTTGACAAAGCCAAGGTGGAAGTAATCAAAAACTTACCCCCACCTTCATCAATAAAAGGAGTTAGAAGTTTCCTAGGGCATGCTGGTTTTTATAGgcgtttcattaaagatttttccaaaattgctAAACCTTTATCCTCTTTGTTGATGAAAGATGctgaatttaattttgattctaCTTGTCTGCATGCATTCGAGATACTCAAGGAAAGCTTGGTGACAGCACCTGTTCTGACTGTCCCTGATTGGGAGCTACCGTTTGAGgtgatgtgcgatgctagtgataCAGCTGTTGGTGCGGTGCTGGGTCAAAGGaagaacaag AAAGATGCGAAACCTAGGTTAATTTGGTGGATTTTATTattgcaagaatttgatctcgaAATTCGAGATAAAAAAGGTGTGGAAAATGTAGTTGCTGACCACCTGTCTAGGCTTGAGCATGTTAGAATTAAGGGCAGTGACGATGATATTGATGActggtttcctgatgaacaaTTTCTTGAG GATGCTCGTTTGTATGTTCTCAattgtgatagatgccaacgcACATGTAATATTTCCAACCGTCATGAGATGCCTTTAAATAACATTATAGAGTGTGAAATatttgatgtgtgggggattgattttatgggtcctTTTCCTGCATCTTCTGCAAAGAAATTTATTCTGGTGGCAGTGGAGTATGTATCTAAATGGGTGGAGGCAGAGGCTTGTGCCACTAATGATGCACAAGTggtgttaaaatttttgaagaaacatatttttaatcgatttGGTGCACCACGTGCAATCAtaagtgatggtggcacccatttttgcaacaaaatttttgataaactgTTGGGCAAATATGGTGTCACCCACAAGGTTTCCACTTCATACCATCCCCAAACTAGTGGACAAGTTGAAGTATCCAATCgagaaattaagaggattttagaGAAGACGGTTAATGTGAATAGGAAGGACTGGTCCATTCGGTTAGATGATGCTTTGTGGGCGTATCgtactgcttttaaaacacctatag GTGAAAAACGATTGCTGCAGTTGAATCAGTTAGATGAGTTTCGGGGAAGAGCTTATGATCTTGCACTATCTTACAAGGAACGCACCAAACGAGCCCATGACAAACACATTATAAGAAGGGAATTCAAAGTGGGTGAAGCGGTGTTGGTATACAATTCTCGCTTACGACTCTTTCCGGGCAAGCTAAAGtcaaggtggtcaggaccattcacTACAGCCAAGGTGTTCCCATCGGGTGCAGTGGTGTTGCATGATGGCAAGTACGGGACATTTACTGTGAACGCTCAAAGATTGAAGCACTATATCGGTGGCACAATTgagccacaaattggagtcaCTCGGCTCCATGACAGTCATTGA